A single window of Synechococcus sp. C9 DNA harbors:
- a CDS encoding sigma-70 family RNA polymerase sigma factor produces MPLMVNPPSERRDGQVNDLKHQSLAWLKSYRATGDIELRNRLVQSNLGLVRQEAHRCHHCSGEPFEDLMQVGTLGLIQAIERFDLERGVAFSSFALPYVRGAMQHYLRDQSPTVRLPRRWQELYQRATQWISQWRQTQGREPTTQELAAGLGISVQECQEAQLAWQNQSLVSLDMCVGDEEGRPLSLGEQICDPEYRSFQLAQEDRLHLEQCLLRLESRTREILEFVFLHEFTQKEVADSLKVSVVTVSRHLKKGLKRLQELLTEAG; encoded by the coding sequence ATGCCTCTGATGGTCAATCCGCCTTCGGAACGCCGTGATGGTCAGGTGAATGACCTCAAACACCAGTCCCTTGCCTGGTTAAAATCCTATCGAGCCACGGGTGATATTGAGTTGCGGAACCGTCTGGTTCAGTCCAATTTAGGGTTGGTACGGCAGGAAGCCCATCGTTGCCACCACTGCTCTGGGGAGCCTTTTGAGGACTTGATGCAGGTGGGGACTTTGGGGCTGATTCAGGCGATTGAGCGGTTTGATCTGGAGCGGGGGGTGGCCTTCAGTAGTTTTGCCCTGCCCTATGTGCGGGGTGCCATGCAACACTACCTGCGGGATCAATCCCCTACCGTGCGTTTACCCCGGCGGTGGCAGGAATTGTACCAACGGGCGACCCAGTGGATCAGCCAGTGGCGGCAGACCCAGGGGCGGGAACCCACCACCCAGGAATTGGCCGCCGGGTTAGGGATTTCGGTACAGGAATGCCAGGAAGCCCAGCTGGCGTGGCAAAACCAGTCCCTGGTCAGTTTGGATATGTGCGTGGGGGATGAGGAAGGCCGTCCCCTGTCCCTGGGCGAGCAGATTTGTGACCCAGAGTACCGCAGTTTCCAACTGGCGCAGGAAGACCGCCTGCATCTGGAACAGTGTTTACTGCGTTTGGAAAGCCGCACCCGGGAAATTTTGGAGTTTGTGTTTCTCCACGAATTTACCCAAAAAGAGGTGGCGGATTCCCTGAAAGTCAGCGTGGTGACCGTTTCCCGGCACCTGAAAAAAGGGCTGAAACGACTCCAGGAATTATTAACAGAAGCAGGGTGA
- a CDS encoding DUF4388 domain-containing protein — translation MKITGYLSEFSLGEIFRFLSQGQKTGRLTIRPMDMGDEISSLPLASEYYTFFHHGNIVTSTTTLDQQELQQLIAKRGWLRIPTIQKISQLCPSKGTLGLCLKTQGALDGEQLKLLFKQQVLTPIPQLFSIKEAWFEFDANYPLPYEEMTGLKAEPMEIALAGLRSLRNWTPLLDKLPLPSSTVISLINRELPYHLNQIEWQVWEHIGDTLSIEQIATTLGRPVVEIQKICFRFMVIGIAEEVAAITTTSDEQPTLRQEVETVPMTGVSHSFLQGLLTFLKGKKNVA, via the coding sequence ATGAAAATTACCGGGTATCTTTCCGAATTTTCCCTCGGGGAAATTTTTCGGTTTCTCTCCCAAGGTCAAAAAACTGGCCGTTTAACTATTAGGCCAATGGACATGGGTGATGAGATTTCTTCCCTGCCCCTCGCCTCGGAATACTATACTTTTTTTCATCATGGCAACATTGTGACCTCCACTACTACCCTTGACCAGCAGGAGTTACAACAACTGATTGCCAAACGGGGGTGGTTGCGGATTCCAACGATTCAGAAAATCTCTCAATTATGTCCGTCGAAGGGCACTTTAGGATTGTGTTTGAAAACCCAGGGTGCTTTGGATGGGGAACAGCTAAAATTACTGTTTAAGCAACAGGTACTGACCCCAATTCCCCAGTTATTTAGTATTAAAGAAGCTTGGTTTGAATTTGATGCCAATTATCCCTTACCCTATGAGGAAATGACGGGTCTCAAGGCAGAACCGATGGAAATTGCTCTAGCGGGTTTGCGGTCTCTGCGGAACTGGACACCCCTACTGGATAAACTGCCTTTACCTAGTTCAACGGTAATCAGCTTGATCAATCGGGAATTGCCCTATCACTTGAATCAGATTGAGTGGCAGGTATGGGAGCATATTGGGGATACCCTTTCCATTGAACAAATTGCTACCACCTTGGGACGGCCGGTTGTAGAAATTCAAAAAATTTGTTTCCGTTTTATGGTGATTGGTATTGCTGAGGAGGTAGCGGCGATCACCACCACTTCCGATGAGCAACCAACGCTTCGTCAAGAAGTAGAAACCGTTCCGATGACAGGCGTTAGCCATTCATTTTTGCAAGGGTTGTTGACCTTTTTGAAAGGCAAAAAGAATGTCGCCTAA
- a CDS encoding NAD-dependent succinate-semialdehyde dehydrogenase, with protein sequence MAIASINPWDGSVLQTFTPLTDEELEAKLGLAATGFTTYRQWSIPQRAAGLNRLATLLHQQRETWARTMTLEMGKPIRAALAEVDKSAWVCRYYAEQGAAFLQDQAGPLDTLPDGTVAQTWVRREPLGVILAVMPWNFPFWQVFRALAPALMAGNGFLLKHASNVPQSALGIEQLVTQAGFPAGVMQTLLIEAHRVAPLLADSRIQAATLTGSEAAGMAFASAAGRALKKTVLELGGSDPFLVLPSADLETAVTTAVTARMLNNGQSCIAAKRFILHTAIAPTFTAQLVERFQALTIGDPLDPATELGPLATPALRDELHRQVTEMLHQGAQLLCGGQIPPGQGNCYPPTLLTHLPPSARHIEFFGPVGLIYEVADLDQAIQVANDCPFGLGASAWTRDPQEQQRLVTELASGSVFINGMVRSDPRLPFGGIKQSGYGRELGEWGLLEFVNLKTVWVKES encoded by the coding sequence ATGGCCATTGCCAGTATCAATCCCTGGGACGGGAGCGTTTTACAAACCTTTACGCCCTTGACCGACGAGGAACTAGAGGCAAAACTCGGTCTGGCGGCAACGGGCTTTACCACCTATCGCCAATGGTCAATCCCACAGCGGGCGGCGGGGTTAAACCGTTTGGCAACCCTATTACATCAACAGCGGGAGACCTGGGCCCGCACCATGACCCTGGAAATGGGCAAACCCATCCGGGCGGCGTTGGCGGAGGTGGACAAAAGTGCCTGGGTCTGTCGGTATTACGCTGAGCAGGGGGCGGCATTCTTGCAGGATCAGGCTGGGCCCTTGGATACGCTTCCCGATGGCACGGTGGCCCAAACCTGGGTGCGTCGGGAACCCCTGGGGGTGATCCTGGCGGTCATGCCCTGGAATTTTCCCTTTTGGCAGGTGTTTCGTGCGCTGGCACCGGCCCTGATGGCGGGGAATGGGTTTTTGCTCAAACACGCCTCGAATGTGCCCCAAAGTGCCCTGGGTATTGAACAATTGGTCACCCAAGCCGGATTTCCTGCGGGGGTGATGCAGACCCTGCTGATCGAGGCACACCGGGTCGCACCCCTGTTGGCCGATTCCCGCATCCAGGCCGCCACCCTGACGGGGAGCGAAGCGGCGGGGATGGCCTTTGCGTCAGCCGCCGGGCGGGCGTTGAAAAAAACCGTGCTGGAATTGGGGGGCAGTGACCCCTTCCTGGTCCTCCCCAGTGCCGACCTGGAAACCGCTGTCACCACGGCAGTAACCGCTCGTATGTTAAACAACGGCCAGTCCTGCATTGCCGCCAAACGGTTTATCCTCCATACGGCCATTGCCCCGACGTTTACCGCCCAATTGGTCGAGCGGTTCCAAGCCCTCACAATCGGCGACCCCCTGGACCCCGCCACCGAACTCGGCCCCCTCGCCACCCCCGCCCTCCGGGACGAACTGCATCGCCAGGTGACCGAGATGCTCCACCAGGGTGCCCAACTCCTCTGCGGTGGTCAAATCCCACCGGGCCAGGGCAATTGCTACCCCCCCACCCTGCTCACCCACCTGCCCCCCAGTGCCCGCCATATCGAATTTTTTGGCCCCGTCGGTCTGATTTATGAGGTTGCCGATTTAGATCAGGCGATTCAAGTGGCGAACGACTGCCCCTTCGGATTGGGAGCCAGCGCCTGGACCCGTGACCCCCAGGAACAACAACGGCTGGTGACCGAACTGGCCAGCGGCTCGGTGTTTATCAACGGCATGGTGCGCTCCGACCCCCGCCTCCCCTTCGGCGGCATCAAACAGTCCGGCTACGGGCGGGAATTGGGGGAATGGGGACTGCTGGAATTTGTCAACCTCAAAACCGTGTGGGTGAAAGAATCCTGA
- a CDS encoding DNA polymerase III subunit alpha, with the protein MSFVGLHVHTEYSLLDGASQIPQLVERAVALNMPAIAITDHGVMYGAIELIKQCRERGIKPIIGNEMYVINGDITKQERRPRYHQIVLAKNTEGYKNLVKLTTISHLRGVQGKGIFSRPCINKELLAEYRQGLIVTSACLGGEIPQKILQGKYQEAREVAQWYQKTFGDDFYLEIQDHGSPEDRLVNVEIINIAQELGIKYIATNDSHYISCYDVEAHDALLCIQTGKLITETKRLRYSGTEYLKSLQEMEHLFRDHLEDEVIQTALKTTLEIAQKIEPYNILGESRLPEYDVPVGHTVDTYLEQMAWQGLADRLGVKRDQIPANYKDRLVYELRIIQQRGFSGYFLVVWDYVKYARDHQIPVGPGRGSAAGSLVAYALRITNIDPVHHGLLFERFLNPERKSMPDIDTDFCIDNRDRLIEYVTQHYGEERVAQIITFNRMTSKAVLKDVARVLEGISHREADQMAKYIPVFRGKPARLREMIGDETPAPEFKTRYEQEEKVRHWLDLAMRIEGVNKTFGVHAAGVVIAPQPLDELVPLQRNNDGAIITQYPMEDIESLGLLKMDFLGLRNLTLIQQAIKLIQKNHGIQIDLDHLPLDDPKPYELLSQGELEGIFQLESAGMRQIVRDLKPSNIEDISSILALYRPGPLDAGLIPKFIDRKHGREKVEYSHPMLEQILKETYGLIIYQEQIMKIAQDMAGYSLGQADLLRRAMGKKKPEEMEKQRQVFLEGAAKNGIPKAIALDLFEQMLLFAEYCFNKSHSTAYAYVTYQTAYLKAHFPVEYMAALLSSQIGNQDKIQRYIATCQTMGIEVEPPDINRSDMDFTPLKDSRKILFGLTAVRNVGQGAVEHILQVRQTGKFSSLADVCDRVDTGVVNRRALEALIQSGALDKLHPNRHQMMMDLELLFDWANSRAKDRAMGQADIFSLLGDSVNETPILSAPKAPPVADYSSPEKLKLEKELLGFYISDHPLKPLVQRAQVLAPISLGQLEQVEVNRPIIALALITQIKPITTKKGDRMAVVMLEDLSGSCEAVAFPSVFAQIGDLLLPEQPLVLWGRLDQRDEQMQLILEDVQLAQEARILSLTLTVEQAGDIQKQSQLREILKPWCGEMAKIPVVATVSHPLRPIQVRFGSQFRVQNGVETAQALTQAGFPAECQALVC; encoded by the coding sequence ATGTCCTTTGTCGGTCTCCATGTCCATACGGAATACAGTTTGCTCGATGGTGCCAGTCAAATTCCCCAGTTGGTGGAACGGGCGGTGGCGCTGAATATGCCTGCCATTGCGATTACCGATCATGGGGTGATGTATGGGGCAATTGAATTGATTAAACAATGTCGAGAACGGGGGATTAAACCGATTATCGGCAACGAAATGTATGTGATTAATGGGGATATTACCAAACAGGAACGTCGTCCCCGTTATCACCAAATTGTCCTGGCTAAAAATACGGAAGGTTATAAAAATTTGGTCAAACTGACTACCATTTCCCACCTGCGAGGGGTGCAGGGCAAAGGCATTTTTTCCCGTCCTTGTATCAATAAAGAACTGCTGGCGGAATATCGGCAGGGATTGATTGTCACCAGCGCCTGTTTAGGGGGAGAAATACCCCAAAAAATTCTCCAGGGGAAATATCAGGAAGCCCGGGAAGTTGCCCAATGGTATCAAAAGACCTTTGGGGATGATTTTTATTTAGAAATTCAAGACCACGGTTCCCCAGAAGACCGGCTGGTGAATGTGGAAATTATTAACATCGCCCAAGAACTGGGGATTAAGTATATTGCCACGAATGATTCCCACTACATTTCCTGTTACGACGTGGAAGCCCACGATGCCCTTTTGTGTATTCAAACCGGCAAACTGATTACGGAAACCAAACGCCTGCGTTACAGCGGCACCGAATACCTAAAATCCCTGCAGGAAATGGAGCATCTCTTTCGGGATCATTTAGAAGATGAGGTGATTCAAACTGCCCTGAAAACCACTTTAGAAATCGCCCAAAAAATCGAACCCTATAACATTTTAGGCGAGTCCCGTTTGCCGGAATACGATGTCCCTGTGGGTCATACGGTGGATACCTATTTAGAGCAAATGGCTTGGCAGGGTTTAGCTGACCGCTTGGGGGTGAAACGAGACCAAATTCCGGCTAATTATAAAGACCGATTGGTTTATGAATTGAGAATTATTCAGCAACGGGGATTTTCCGGTTATTTTTTAGTCGTGTGGGACTACGTGAAATATGCCCGAGACCATCAAATTCCGGTGGGACCAGGACGGGGTTCGGCGGCGGGTTCTCTGGTGGCGTATGCCCTGAGAATTACCAACATTGATCCGGTACATCACGGGCTATTATTTGAACGATTTTTGAACCCGGAACGCAAATCCATGCCCGATATTGATACGGATTTTTGCATTGATAATCGGGACCGGTTAATTGAATATGTCACCCAACATTATGGAGAAGAACGGGTGGCACAAATTATTACCTTTAACCGGATGACTTCCAAGGCAGTTTTGAAGGATGTGGCACGGGTTTTGGAAGGCATCAGCCATCGGGAAGCGGATCAGATGGCGAAATATATTCCGGTATTTCGGGGCAAACCTGCCCGCCTACGGGAAATGATTGGGGATGAAACCCCCGCCCCGGAATTCAAAACCCGGTATGAACAGGAAGAAAAAGTGCGCCATTGGCTGGATTTAGCCATGCGGATTGAGGGGGTGAATAAAACCTTTGGCGTGCACGCCGCTGGGGTGGTGATTGCCCCCCAACCCTTGGATGAATTGGTGCCCCTACAACGGAATAATGACGGGGCGATTATTACCCAATATCCAATGGAGGACATTGAATCCCTGGGGTTACTGAAAATGGATTTCCTGGGGTTGCGCAATCTAACCTTAATTCAACAGGCAATTAAACTCATTCAAAAAAATCATGGGATTCAGATTGATTTGGATCATTTACCTTTAGATGACCCTAAACCCTACGAGTTATTATCCCAGGGGGAATTGGAGGGGATTTTCCAATTAGAATCAGCGGGGATGCGGCAGATTGTCCGGGATTTGAAACCTTCTAATATTGAGGATATTTCCTCTATTTTAGCTCTCTATCGTCCGGGACCTTTGGATGCAGGTCTAATTCCCAAATTCATTGACCGAAAACACGGGCGGGAAAAGGTCGAATACTCCCATCCCATGCTAGAGCAAATCCTCAAGGAAACCTACGGGTTAATTATTTACCAAGAACAAATCATGAAAATTGCCCAGGATATGGCGGGGTATTCCCTGGGACAGGCGGATTTATTACGGCGGGCAATGGGGAAAAAGAAACCTGAGGAGATGGAAAAACAACGGCAGGTATTTTTAGAAGGTGCCGCCAAAAATGGTATCCCCAAAGCCATTGCTTTAGATTTATTTGAACAGATGCTTTTATTCGCTGAGTATTGTTTTAATAAATCCCACTCCACCGCCTATGCCTATGTCACCTATCAAACCGCCTATCTGAAAGCCCATTTCCCGGTGGAATATATGGCGGCTTTGTTGTCTTCCCAAATTGGCAATCAGGATAAAATTCAACGCTATATTGCCACCTGTCAAACGATGGGGATCGAAGTAGAACCCCCAGATATTAACCGATCCGATATGGATTTTACCCCCCTGAAAGATAGCCGGAAAATTCTCTTTGGTTTAACAGCGGTACGAAATGTGGGACAGGGGGCGGTAGAACATATTTTACAGGTGCGACAAACGGGTAAGTTTTCATCTTTGGCGGATGTCTGTGACCGGGTGGACACCGGGGTAGTGAACCGGCGGGCATTAGAAGCGTTAATCCAGTCGGGGGCGTTGGATAAATTGCACCCCAATCGTCATCAAATGATGATGGATTTAGAATTGCTTTTTGACTGGGCAAATAGTCGTGCCAAAGACCGAGCGATGGGGCAGGCGGACATTTTTAGTTTATTGGGGGATAGTGTCAATGAGACCCCTATTTTATCGGCTCCCAAAGCCCCACCGGTGGCGGATTATTCGTCTCCAGAAAAACTCAAATTGGAAAAAGAATTGCTGGGTTTTTATATCTCTGACCACCCGTTAAAACCCTTAGTACAACGGGCACAGGTTTTGGCTCCCATTAGTTTAGGTCAGTTGGAACAGGTAGAGGTCAATCGCCCGATTATTGCCCTCGCTTTGATTACCCAAATCAAGCCGATTACCACCAAAAAAGGCGACCGGATGGCGGTGGTTATGTTGGAGGATTTGAGCGGCAGTTGTGAAGCGGTGGCGTTCCCCAGTGTATTTGCCCAAATTGGGGATTTGTTGCTCCCAGAACAGCCCCTCGTCCTCTGGGGTCGGCTGGATCAACGGGATGAACAGATGCAACTGATTTTGGAGGATGTGCAGCTGGCGCAGGAGGCTCGGATTCTCAGCCTCACCTTGACCGTGGAGCAGGCGGGAGACATCCAAAAGCAGTCCCAACTGCGGGAGATTCTGAAACCCTGGTGTGGGGAAATGGCGAAAATACCAGTGGTGGCGACGGTCAGCCATCCCTTGCGACCCATCCAGGTGCGCTTTGGCTCCCAATTTCGGGTGCAAAACGGGGTTGAAACCGCTCAGGCGTTGACCCAGGCAGGTTTTCCGGCGGAATGTCAAGCCTTGGTATGTTGA
- a CDS encoding protoglobin domain-containing protein yields MRRVQLSAEDKDLLVKEADWGKNVAPQMADIFYDYLGRDEEMNAILNAKEGRIHRLRETFTEWFHEMFTGIDGWSKAYADSRWKIGLVHVRIGIGPQHVVPAMAVVVTAVRQQLRRDQKSEALSDALSKICMIDLAFIEQAHAQVLSEALFKETGWTQALFQRLIAKGAETV; encoded by the coding sequence ATGCGACGGGTTCAATTAAGTGCGGAGGATAAGGATTTGCTGGTTAAGGAAGCAGATTGGGGTAAAAATGTTGCCCCCCAAATGGCAGATATTTTTTACGATTATTTAGGGCGAGATGAGGAGATGAATGCCATTCTCAATGCCAAAGAAGGACGCATCCATCGCCTGAGAGAAACGTTTACTGAATGGTTTCATGAGATGTTTACGGGTATTGATGGCTGGAGCAAAGCCTATGCGGATTCCCGTTGGAAAATTGGTTTAGTACACGTGCGAATTGGTATTGGGCCTCAGCACGTTGTTCCGGCAATGGCAGTGGTGGTCACGGCGGTCAGGCAACAGTTACGTCGGGATCAGAAATCAGAAGCCCTGAGTGATGCCCTGAGCAAAATTTGCATGATTGATTTGGCCTTTATAGAGCAGGCCCATGCCCAGGTATTGTCAGAAGCCTTGTTCAAAGAAACGGGCTGGACACAAGCGCTGTTTCAACGCTTAATTGCGAAGGGAGCAGAGACGGTATAG
- a CDS encoding hemerythrin family protein translates to MSNLPRFEWNESLKVGVASIDTQHRELVQAVNDLADAIEMGQGTRAIKQLLSFMKYYAEWHFAHEETVAAQHQCPVAEVNQRAHLQFVQIFQDLQQRYRASQADEKVALEIHQQLANWLVGHILRVDKQIGDHVCLQKCQSAS, encoded by the coding sequence ATGTCTAATTTACCCCGTTTTGAGTGGAATGAATCCCTAAAAGTGGGCGTTGCCAGCATTGATACCCAACATCGGGAATTGGTGCAGGCGGTGAATGACCTGGCGGATGCGATTGAAATGGGTCAGGGCACGAGAGCGATTAAACAACTCCTTTCTTTTATGAAATACTACGCCGAGTGGCACTTTGCTCACGAAGAAACGGTGGCGGCACAACACCAATGTCCTGTGGCAGAGGTCAACCAGCGGGCGCATCTACAATTTGTCCAGATTTTTCAAGATTTACAACAGCGTTACCGTGCCAGCCAAGCTGATGAAAAAGTCGCACTAGAAATTCACCAGCAGTTAGCCAATTGGCTTGTGGGTCACATTCTGCGGGTGGATAAACAAATCGGGGATCACGTCTGCCTGCAAAAATGCCAATCTGCTTCCTAA
- a CDS encoding roadblock/LC7 domain-containing protein produces MAINVTKLEMTLQEFVANVGNVQGAAIVSPDGLSLASSLAPGMDDERVAAMSAAMLSLGERIGRELNRGEIERILVEGQKGYGILTSCTEESVFLVLTDRNAKLGIINLEIKNVIEELRKQLLGLAQPIGL; encoded by the coding sequence ATGGCGATTAATGTAACCAAGTTGGAAATGACACTGCAAGAGTTTGTGGCCAATGTCGGCAATGTGCAAGGGGCGGCGATTGTCTCTCCCGATGGGTTGTCCCTAGCCAGCAGTTTGGCACCAGGGATGGATGATGAACGGGTGGCGGCCATGTCGGCGGCGATGTTGTCTCTGGGGGAACGCATCGGTCGGGAACTGAATCGTGGGGAAATTGAGCGAATTTTGGTGGAAGGACAAAAAGGTTACGGGATTCTCACCAGTTGCACTGAAGAATCGGTGTTTTTGGTGCTCACGGACCGCAATGCCAAGTTGGGGATTATCAATTTAGAAATTAAAAATGTGATCGAAGAACTCCGCAAACAACTGCTGGGATTGGCTCAACCTATTGGTCTTTAA
- a CDS encoding TIGR00297 family protein has product MALSPELPAIFLAVATHPWGMGVLVNTVLITPLFLLPPTLLTRWGAVHAWILGVILWGTLGWRGYLVVLVYFGVGSLVTKVGYQVKATKGIAEKRGGARGPENVWGSAAVGALCALGVAFGDSSWTFALQMAFVGSFAAKLTDTVSSEIGKAYGRRTILLTTLQAVPPGTEGAVSLEGTLAGLGGGLGLTLVGYGVGMVPFMGIPICVGAAFLANLVESWVGATWQGQWPWLTNEWANGINTLVGAAVSGLGAWILRPLI; this is encoded by the coding sequence ATGGCTTTGTCCCCTGAATTGCCAGCGATTTTCCTGGCCGTTGCCACCCACCCCTGGGGCATGGGGGTGCTGGTGAATACGGTGCTGATTACCCCCTTGTTCCTTCTGCCCCCGACCCTCCTGACCCGTTGGGGAGCCGTCCATGCCTGGATTTTGGGGGTGATCCTCTGGGGTACGCTGGGCTGGCGGGGGTATCTGGTGGTGCTGGTGTACTTCGGGGTGGGGTCGCTGGTGACGAAAGTGGGCTACCAGGTGAAAGCGACCAAAGGCATTGCCGAGAAGCGGGGCGGGGCACGGGGGCCGGAAAATGTCTGGGGTTCTGCGGCGGTGGGTGCCCTGTGTGCCCTGGGGGTCGCTTTTGGGGACAGTAGCTGGACATTCGCTTTACAGATGGCCTTTGTGGGCAGTTTCGCCGCCAAACTCACTGACACCGTCTCCAGCGAAATTGGTAAAGCCTATGGTCGCCGCACGATTTTGTTGACGACGCTCCAAGCGGTTCCCCCTGGCACGGAAGGGGCGGTCAGCTTGGAAGGTACCCTAGCGGGGTTGGGGGGGGGGCTGGGGTTGACCCTGGTGGGCTATGGCGTAGGCATGGTACCGTTCATGGGAATTCCCATCTGCGTGGGGGCGGCGTTCCTCGCCAACCTGGTGGAAAGCTGGGTGGGAGCCACGTGGCAGGGGCAATGGCCTTGGTTGACCAACGAATGGGCGAATGGCATCAATACCCTGGTGGGGGCGGCGGTCAGTGGTTTGGGAGCCTGGATTCTCCGCCCTCTGATATAG
- a CDS encoding ATP/GTP-binding protein: protein MEIMRIVVTGPVGAGKSSFIRTISEIEAVDTDRKATDETATLKAKTTVAMDFGRLQFGQNVALHLYGTPGQERFDFMWDILIRKAHAFILLVSSHRPQDFRAARRILAFMRHRAKIPMLIGLSHADNPAAWPMEEILVALGYLSPYNRPPTVTVNALEIPSVAQALTALIEAYAQEQMAELNRLNKDAFI, encoded by the coding sequence ATGGAAATTATGCGGATTGTGGTTACAGGGCCGGTGGGGGCGGGTAAATCGAGCTTTATCCGTACCATTAGTGAAATTGAAGCGGTGGATACGGATCGCAAGGCCACGGATGAAACTGCAACTTTGAAAGCCAAAACAACCGTAGCAATGGATTTTGGCCGGTTGCAGTTTGGGCAAAACGTAGCACTGCATTTATATGGCACGCCGGGGCAGGAACGGTTTGATTTTATGTGGGATATTCTCATTCGCAAAGCCCATGCGTTTATTTTGCTCGTGAGTTCTCACCGTCCGCAGGATTTTCGTGCCGCTCGCCGGATTTTGGCGTTTATGCGTCATCGGGCGAAAATTCCCATGTTGATTGGCTTGAGTCATGCGGATAACCCGGCGGCTTGGCCAATGGAGGAAATTCTTGTGGCCCTGGGGTATCTGAGTCCCTACAATCGTCCCCCGACGGTGACGGTCAATGCCTTAGAAATCCCCTCGGTTGCTCAGGCACTCACAGCATTAATTGAAGCCTACGCCCAGGAGCAGATGGCGGAATTAAATCGCTTAAACAAAGATGCTTTCATTTGA
- a CDS encoding ROK family protein — MTDPDSWVLAVDLGGTRLRMAVVTPSGEFLYQEQHPTPKTRPDILAQMWALLDRAKDWATAQGKGLRGIGISTGGRVDFERGEVVDATALLPDWRRVPLRDLTVRHLGLPTWVDNDGNCAALGELWFGAGRDCRHFLSVVVGTGIGGGVVLDRQVLRGVAGIAGELGHISVDYQGPVCTCGNWGCVELFASGSGLANLAQTLWEAGVLQFTHKTITSATDITAREVGEAARLGNPVAQDLIQRAGRILGTALTSLLHTLNPERVIVGGTVLDLGEDYWQPLVSTVRSRAMAPVPLVRSPLREAGLLGAAALVWQNGVSAGIQPPQ; from the coding sequence GTGACTGACCCGGATAGCTGGGTTTTGGCGGTGGATTTAGGCGGCACTCGCCTCCGTATGGCTGTGGTGACCCCTAGCGGAGAGTTTCTTTACCAGGAACAACACCCCACCCCCAAGACCCGCCCGGACATTTTGGCGCAGATGTGGGCATTGCTTGACCGGGCTAAGGACTGGGCAACGGCGCAGGGCAAAGGGTTAAGGGGAATTGGCATCAGCACCGGCGGCCGGGTGGACTTTGAACGGGGGGAAGTGGTGGATGCGACCGCCCTCCTCCCGGATTGGCGCAGGGTACCCCTACGGGATTTGACCGTGCGGCACCTAGGTCTGCCCACCTGGGTGGATAACGATGGCAACTGCGCCGCCCTGGGGGAATTGTGGTTTGGAGCGGGGCGGGATTGTCGGCATTTTCTCAGCGTGGTGGTGGGCACGGGCATCGGCGGGGGGGTGGTCCTCGACCGGCAAGTGCTCCGGGGTGTCGCTGGCATCGCCGGAGAACTGGGGCATATCAGCGTGGATTACCAAGGGCCGGTATGCACCTGCGGCAACTGGGGTTGTGTGGAACTGTTTGCTTCCGGGTCAGGCTTGGCGAATTTGGCGCAAACCCTCTGGGAAGCGGGTGTATTACAATTTACGCATAAAACCATTACATCAGCAACGGACATTACCGCCCGGGAGGTGGGGGAAGCGGCTCGGTTGGGGAATCCGGTGGCGCAGGATTTGATCCAGCGGGCGGGGCGGATTTTGGGCACGGCGTTGACCAGTCTGCTCCACACCCTCAACCCGGAGCGGGTGATTGTGGGCGGCACGGTTTTAGACCTGGGGGAGGACTACTGGCAACCCCTGGTCAGCACGGTGAGGTCACGGGCGATGGCTCCGGTGCCCCTGGTGCGTTCCCCCTTGCGGGAAGCGGGGTTACTGGGAGCGGCGGCGTTGGTGTGGCAAAACGGTGTATCTGCGGGCATCCAACCGCCCCAATGA